A window of the Dioscorea cayenensis subsp. rotundata cultivar TDr96_F1 chromosome 14, TDr96_F1_v2_PseudoChromosome.rev07_lg8_w22 25.fasta, whole genome shotgun sequence genome harbors these coding sequences:
- the LOC120275888 gene encoding uncharacterized protein LOC120275888, with product MNPLSKKIYLYNVTMGLYMLDWWERYLFNILILVLLWFICYNGCRFVTQIYNSNFSAEFMVGKKFSTAGFVPT from the exons ATGAATCCTTTGAGCAAGAAGATCTATCTCTACAATGTCACCATGGGGCTTTACATGCTGGATTGGTGGGAGCGCTATCTTTTCA ATATATTGATATTGGTTTTGCTTTGGTTTATCTGCTACAATGGCTGCAGATTTGTTACTCAGATCTACAACAG CAATTTTTCTGCAGAGTTCATGGTTGGCAAAAAGTTCAGCACTGCTGGATTTGTACCAACCTAA
- the LOC120276366 gene encoding pentatricopeptide repeat-containing protein At1g08610-like — MGYMVFTQQSIGGVHYIHGLHSPYFHSNTKYTIHRCLPIRVSAVHLDCSQNDTIGVSKGSLPGVQLGGVNNANLSLERAVVSSKFKSLAPSNSNSGTGHMDGYFVDHDEITNNDILQSLCESGKIVEASNLIDLMARLGQVPDVQSCVNVSRGLVNSDRLDKASRVLQLMVLSGGVPDIITYNKLIGGFCRKRQLNDALNILEDMEFGGCPPDVITYNTLFRCMFDQGMYNDAICFWKNQLRKGHPPYLISYTVLLELLCKNCGIERAMEVLEDMTFEGCYPDTVTYNSLLNVTCKEGKCENTKVVLEGLLKYGFEPNAVTYNTLLHCFCSSGKWQEADEILSIMYSVSPPTVVTYNILINSLCKYRLLDRAIDVLDKMISEGCCPDIVTYNILLCALCKEELTKEALDLLHYLRENGYSLVQITYNTLIDGLAKKGEIEQAMVLFDEMVKDGISPDDITFGSLVMGFCKKGMPDEALEMLNEMKKIKCRIRGGTFVLVIQMLCRKKMIDMAVKVLEMMITSCNKPKKSMYAELVKGVAAAGMGDEAAELHKKLVQYKIML, encoded by the coding sequence ATGGGCTATATGGTTTTCACTCAGCAATCAATTGGTGGAGTTCATTATATTCATGGTTTACATTCTCCATACTTTCACTCAAACACCAAATACACCATTCATCGATGTTTGCCAATAAGAGTTTCTGCTGTTCATCTTGATTGCTCGCAAAACGATACAATCGGTGTTTCAAAGGGGTCATTGCCAGGGGTTCAACTAGGTGGAGTTAATAATGCTAACCTTAGTTTGGAAAGGGCGGTGGTCTCTAGTAAATTTAAATCCTTGGCTCCATCAAATTCGAACTCCGGAACAGGACATATGGATGGGTACTTTGTCGACCATGATGAAATAACAAACAATGATATCCTCCAGAGTTTGTGCGAGAGTGGGAAGATTGTGGAGGCTTCTAATTTGATTGACCTCATGGCAAGATTAGGCCAGGTTCCTGACGTCCAATCTTGCGTGAATGTAAGCCGGGGATTAGTGAATAGTGATAGATTGGATAAGGCCAGCCGTGTTCTTCAGTTAATGGTTTTGTCTGGTGGCGTTCCTGACATCATAACCTACAACAAATTGATTGGGGGCTTCTGCAGGAAAAGGCAGTTGAATGATgctctcaatattttggaagaCATGGAATTCGGAGGTTGCCCGCCTGATGTGATCACATACAATACCTTATTTCGGTGCATGTTTGACCAAGGCATGTACAATGATGCCATTTGCTTTTGGAAAAATCAGTTGAGAAAGGGCCATCCTCCATACCTTATCTCTTATACGGTACTTCTTGAACTCTTATGCAAGAATTGCGGCATTGAACGGGCAATGGAAGTCTTGGAGGATATGACATTCGAAGGATGCTATCCTGACACTGTGACATATAACTCCCTCTTAAATGTGACATGCAAAGAAGGCAAATGCGAGAACACAAAAGTGGTACTTGAGGGCCTTCTGAAATACGGATTTGAACCAAATGCAGTGACTTACAATACCTTGCTTCATTGTTTCTGCAGCAGTGGTAAGTGGCAGGAAGCAGATGAGATACTTTCAATCATGTATAGTGTATCTCCTCCCACCGTTGTCACATACAACATCTTAATCAATAGCTTGTGTAAGTACCGTCTTTTGGACCGGGCGATTGATGTCTTGGATAAGATGATTTCCGAGGGATGTTGTCCTGATATCGTGACTTACAACATTCTTCTTTGCGCATTGTGCAAAGAAGAGTTGACAAAAGAGGCTTTGGATTTGCTTCATTATCTGAGAGAAAATGGCTACTCCTTGGTTCAAATCACTTACAACACCCTCATCGATGGGCTCGCAAAGAAGGGGGAGATCGAGCAAGCTATGGTTCTATTTGATGAGATGGTCAAAGACGGGATAAGCCCTGACGACATTACATTCGGATCACTGGTAATGGGATTTTGCAAGAAAGGCATGCCGGACGAGGCGTTGGAGATGTTGAAtgagatgaagaagataaaatGCCGAATTAGAGGTGGTACTTTTGTGCTTGTGATTCAAATGCTTTGTAGGAAGAAGATGATCGATATGGCTGTTAAGGTGTTGGAGATGATGATTACGAGCTGTAATAAGCCGAAGAAATCGATGTATGCTGAGTTAGTGAAAGGAGTGGCTGCTGCCGGTATGGGAGATGAGGCTGCTGAACTACATAAGAAGTTGGTGCAGTACAAGATCATGTTGTAG